The Apium graveolens cultivar Ventura unplaced genomic scaffold, ASM990537v1 ctg2290, whole genome shotgun sequence genome contains the following window.
TTTAAGTTGGCTCACACTTCACAGCATTATTGCTTTTTCATTTTAATATACAATATCTTTCTGTATATATTATTAGTTTCAGCTCTACAAGATATTCTCGAAAAAATTACAAAATGGTATTAAACATAAGCTTCTCACCAGGCATTTATAAAGTAAACTTAAAAGAAACTAATGGCCAAAAGCAACACACTGGGTACCTGAATTATTTGAAACCTTCTGTCCTTTATTACAAAAGATCAATTACCGGAGGAACAGAAGCACCGAAAAACATAATAACAAACCCCTCTATATTACAATTGATAAACACTGCCTACACAACCTGAATTTCAAGTTCAAGGTAGAGCGTATATTTACTAATTCTACAAAAAACCTCAATACTTGTGCTTTTTCAATCGTACATTCCATCTTGCTCCCAGATGTCGACAAGAAAATCTACCATCTCCTGTTTAGGTGAAGTGGAAAAATAGCAGTCAGGCAATGGATTACAATGCCAATATCTCAAAATGTCTGTGCAATTAGAAGAGACTCACAGCAAGAGGAATGGGCTTGGTAAAACGCTTGTTACTTGTAAGCAAACTCTCATAAGTTGAACTCCAACTGCAAAGAAAAACAGTGCTGGAATACTTAAATATGAAGTGTCAACACAGTGTTTTAAAAGATATTCAAATCATTAGTAGCCAATGCCTACTTCATAATCACCGAGTCGAACTCTTGGAGCAAGTTATTAACATTTTTAACAATCAGTTCGGACAATGTCTGACATGTTCTAAGATGACTAACATATAACATCTATGATCAATATTTACAaatcaatgagatgtgattaattatttatttgaaagAGCAAAAAATGTCGTTATATGCAGCCGTTTCGTAAATCCCTAGAAACTTTAAGGTCCTAAAATAGTAGGTGGTGAGGAAGTAACTAGTATATTAGCACTTCCACAGCAAGAACTGTTAGTTTTTTTAACACACCCTGTTTAAACAGCGTGAAAAAGCAAGCATACAGAATATAAGCCGTTGCAATATACTGCCGTTACAAGATCTAGCCGATCGTTTACAACTTTTCTTTCAGTCCAGTCAAAAAATTGATTTGCTagtttggaaagaagaaaaccgTGCAGATAAAAAAAGAGGTAAAAGACTCGAAGGTCTTGCATTTATAAAAGTATATGTAGTAGTATGTACACACATTAGAGTCAGGTAATCAAAAATAATTACCCAAAAATTGTAAAGATAATCCCAAAGAATGCTGAAAAGCAACTGCTAATGTAAAGTATAAGGAACAGCAAACAATTGGAACTAGAAGGGGACCAAGAGGTACTACGTGAACTGCAAAATAGATATTCATAAAATTGAGGAATTGATGTTACACAAGGGATAGCTTGCATCAACTAAAGGTAATATAATGCTTTATAATAGATCTCTAGGTCATGATTGCTTGACCGAAAAATAAAAGAATGACAAAATTACCTTAATCTGGGTTCGTGAATCTGTGTTCCCCGGTTTTCAGATTTCTTATTTCCTACCCACTGCTGCCTTGACTGGTTCCAAAGAAGAAGACCTAGAGCAAAATGTAACACGGTCAACCAACAATCAACACTCAGCCACAAGCTTGTATTTCGGTTATTCAAAGGACACaaatataataaactttgtacAATAGGATTTAGCTGAAAAAGGTtacatttaattttttttacgTGTTGTATATAATGCACAAGTGTGAATGAAAAAAAAAACAATCAAACCATGTGTTTTTATTTGCATAAAAAAAAAATAAGTAGTTAAGAAATATCTATAAACATGCTTGCTAAAACAAATTTGTTGccaaaaaataaattatttatatatttcatatatttagaatatattactccctccgtccctcccaaatgtttacatttggtggggggcgcggagtttaagaaaaatgataaaatagtggaggaaagttaaaaaagtgagtaaagtagtgggaccgattaatattatatgtataaagtgggtatagtggagagaagtagtggatgtagttattttaaaaattataaaactttaccatttttggaaagttttgaaatgtaataattgaaagggacatctaaaaaggaaagtgtaaacaaatgggagggactgagggagtatttTTTATTGGATGCTGATACTTCCAAATTCCAATCAGTGTCAATGGTCCAAGTCATGTTTCTTATATCATAGAAAGATATAGTTAATAATGCGCAAAAAACGGCAGCTTTTTACCCGCCGAACTTGCAAATTCTAGCGAAGCATGAGTAATTGCACGTCACTCGCAACACTGGGGCAACCGATAAAATACCACTTGAAAAGACTAAATTCAACCCCTCATATACGAACAAAACTTCAGCACAATCAGAGAAGCACACAAAAAATATGAAGCACACAACTTGGTATGCAACTTCAATTTAATATAGGTAAAAATAAATTCAATTTGCACATTACCCTTTATTTTTTCTTTTTACGAAGTACTCAGACATTTTAATGAAGTATAGCTAGCCAAAAATAATGATACTGCAAGCATTAGAGTAATTAATAGGTATAAAGAAGTATGAACAACTTGCCATGATTTACGAATTCAGAAGGATTGTTTCCATTTCCAGAGCCGCCAACTTCCCGGGTTTGATTCGATGTGCTGACGATTGAGTAGCTTCCTCCTGATTGGGCAGCACTGTTTTTCTTATCAAATGTGCTACCATTCCACAGATTGTCTGACATACTGGAGTTTCTTACTGTCCTGGAAGGGGATCCACGTTTGTTTAGTGGCTCACCAATTGAGGAAGTCACTTTGCGGTTATTATCGCATCGAATACAAGCACTGTTGACTGTCCTGTTGCCAATGACAAGTTTATAAGAAATGAACTCATACAAGAAATAGAGGCACTGATTTCCTTACGCAGCCAGTGGTACTCAAAAGTTCAAAAATACAATTTAAAATcattattaaacataaattaaaACAACTCTGATCCCACTTGAACTGCAATTTGCGGATTATATTTGAATCTTATTAAAGATTTCTAATTTTTGACCTCCAGCAATAACTTCTCTGATTACGCCCATAATACAAACCGACAATGCAAAGGAGGATTAGGATCACCCATACCCCGAGATGAACTAAAATTGTAAACAATAAAACTGCCAAGTGAGTTTTTAagattttttatttatttatcaacATAGATGATTAATATAGAAAAGAAAAATAGGGTTTATTTCAAATGATAAATGTGTTAATCAAGAAAATGACAAATGCGTACATGTAAACGGGCATTTAAAAAAGAAAATATTGATATGGTATAGGAATAGGATATGATGATATTAACAAATAATAATAGAGGAAAATTTACCCCATTGATGAGACCTGCAAATGGTCTGGAGAATTGATCGATTTCAGGAAGGACTAATCAGATTATCCCTGGAAATCGTAAAATAATTAAagttgagagagagagagagagagaggaaggagagagagagggagggagggacaGAGCGAGAGCAAGAGAGCGAGAGAgcgagcgagagagagagagagagagagagagggatgATACCGGGAGAGAATGGTAAGAGGGAGCTTCTCTCTCTTCCCTGGCCTCCCTGAAAATCGATCTCTTCTTCAACACAAATTCCCTCCTTTCTTCTCCCTTATATTCACTGCATTTACCCTCCGCAATGTGGTTTATATATCACTTCTGTTGGAGAAGGGGGCCATGCCTCACAACTCAACGTACGAACGACGCCGTTTTCAATCATTTAATCTCAAATTCTTTTTTAGAGTATAACTTTTTTTTTGTTGTAATTTCACACTTTTATTCGGTCTTAATATTCATTTTACTCAAAACAGtattaaacttctttaaaagggTAATTTTGAAATATAATTTACCAGATAGCTTAAACATAACAAATTAACACACACAGAGGCTAAAAACACAACCAGCGTCAAGCCATCACAAATTTGAAAgtacacacacacatataatgTCATCAAATAAGCTAAAAAGCAAACATAAAATATTCATCAGTTTAACTGGAGCACTAGTAGATGATACAACCATAAGGCACACTAAGCAACCTTTTAACAGCTAATCAGAAAACACAAACATGCCAAATCTTAATAAGACGCCTATGCGCATCTTAGCAGAAGAAGATTCCTGCGGATTAACTGACATAGGAGGTAGAGTTAACGGGGATATTACTTATAATTACATGATATTCTACTGAACTGAACTAATCATGTCGTGAGAATGGGAGGCAAGTAATCAGATTTAACACCAAGAACACGTGCTCTAGTGTCCGGGAAAAACTCCATGCCTGGAAGCTCTGTGACCTTCCCATCACTAGTAACACCAATGGGGTATCTGAGCAAGTGTCCAGGCAAGTCATTTTCCAGAGTTTCACTTGCGTAGAGATCCCAGTATTTATCTGCTACCGTATTCAGCTTCTGGATACAACCAACACTTTCTGGATGCTGGAAGGTGTCATCAAGCATTCCCAGGTGCTCGTACCATAACGACATCCTGAATCCATGAATTTGACCCCTTGCTGGCTGTCTGGTTGCTAGATGATATGGTTGATAGGCTCCCATAGCTATCTCAGAATCCTTACCGCCATCCATTGATCTCTGATTGATATTGGCAGACCCAACAATTATGTACtcatcatcaactgcaaaaaagaaaagaaaaacgtATATCTTAATTTTCTGTCGAACTATTAAACACATAAGAAATCAGTTCAAGTATACAAGACATTAGAGCCTCTGCTTACCTATCATCATCTTGGCATGCACATAGATCATAAAGCGACGGGCCTCTTGGGCTCTACTATAATCTGTATTTGGATCTGGCTGTTGTGAAGGTTCATACTCTCCACTCCTCTTCACCTCACGATTGCCAAGACAGAAAAATGTCAAATAATTTCTAGGGTCCTCCTCGATTCCGTTAGCCTGGAGAGCCTGAACAATATCCTTATACATCATCTCCATCGTCCTTCTTTGCCAGTCCAGAATGGCTTGAACTGATGCACTCTCTGGTAGCCCTTCAGGCCACATTGGGACCACAACATAAACAGTGAACCTCTCTCCAGCCTCGATCTTACTGACAATCTTTAGTGATAGCTCCTTCGGTATCAGATGCAAAGCATTGACATCCGCATCGATTATATCCTCTGAGTTCCAGCCAAAAGAACTTCCAAGAAAATACTGATTTTCAATATAAATGAAATTTTTTGCCCGTCGAATAGCATGAATATAAGCATCCTGAATACTTCGATCAATTATATTATCCTTTCCACTGATTAGACCTACTCTGGCTGCTGCTTCCGGTGTATCAGGAAATCCAAAAGCAGCTCCACCATCAATGGATCTGAATAATTGAACATTCCATGTCTCATTGTCATCGGGAAATGTCACTGCTGATGGTGGGATGATGACATTCTCGAGCTCTCTCAAGTTAACAAGTATATTTTGTCCACCTTGCTTTGTCCATCTCTGCTCAAAATTAAACAAAACATCCCAAGCAATTGGACCTTCAAGACGGGAGTGAATATCATGCCAAGGCTCCCTGGGTCCACCTTTAGAGATTGCAGCACCTACGAAGTTAGGTTGGTGGAAATCATCATGATGTGCAGTATCCAACGTCCTAAAAAGTGAATGAAAAGGAGTATCATATCTCCCATCACATAAATCAATGCCACCAACAAAACTCACAACTCTTCTTTTCTCTGATCCTTTGTTAGGCATCTCACTGTCCACAACGACTATCTTCTGGTGATGAGTGAACATGGTGGCAATAGTTAAACCTTGTATTCTGCTCCCACCATCATCAGGATTACGAGGACATAGAATACAATGTACGTTAGTGCCTTGAAAGTACAGTTCAGTTTCTTGATCATGTGTGGCCATTAATCCGTCTTTCTTAAGCAGACCCACAGAGGTTCTGTCATCCCAGACAAGCAAAAGAACCTTAACGCCTTCATCTGCCTTTTTCTTAAGCAACTCGCCGAGCATTATGTCTCCTCCTGGCTTTGGTCTCCTCGAGTCCCTTATTAAGGCGAACTCAGTATATACAGACCAGCCAGTAATATAAATAAAGTGTTTTGCGTTGGTAATTGCATCAAAGATATCCTCCCAACATCTATGGGCCTCATAAAACTTTCCTCCAGAGAGAGGAATCTTAGGCACAAAATTGTCGGGAACATGTGCATCTTGGTACAAAGAAACTCGACAACCTTGTCTTTGAGAGCAGAAAGTGTAAGGAACTCCTGGAAACTTGGAGCTTTTGATTCCGTGGGCCCAGTTACGATCTTGAGTAACGTCAAAAAATTGTAGCTTTACATGGATCTTGGAACCCTTACTGATAGGTTTTTTGTTTTATCCAAGATACTAACCCATCTATCCACTTCCTCCCCTTCCAAAAGATCATGAACTGGCACGTATGCTCTTCCGATCAAAGTTGCACCAATAGGATTGTTATCCTTGACAGTGAATATAACATTGGACGCAAAATGACCGCAATAGATATGAAATGATTCATACCACTTTGGGCTGTTCGGTTCATTTTGTATCATTCTGGTACGCCCAACTCTAGCCTTCTCCAGATCAATAGTTGCGTAGATTTTAGGAGTTCCTTTTCCGAAGCCAACAGTCTCCTCAATGTTTGCCCTAAACTACAAATTAAATTTAATGGAATAACAAACAGTGTTAGAAAATTAATAAATGCCATAATGTACGGTTGAAGTTGAGAGGATGATATAGCAATGACATATACCAGAATGGAATTCATACTTAGCAAGCTCCGCTAAAAACATACTAGGTAACATAGTCAAGAGGGGATATAGTAATGACATGTAACAGAATAAGAATTCATATTTAGCAAGCTCCAACACTTTGTGGTTTAAATTTAAGGGGCTTCAGATGAATGAGCAAGTGAATGACATACACGGGTCGTCATATAATACCcgtaaaaaataattaattactactccctctgtcccaCTCAATTATTAACATTTGGGTGGGGCATGGAGAATTAAAATATTCGTTGGATTTAGTATAATCCAAAAAGACACTATATACAGAGACCCGTTAATTTGAGATTGGATTTTTTATTAGCCCAGATGTGTCCTGCTTGGTTTATTAGCCCATTTGGTTTGTGCTTTGGACCTAGGTACTTAATATAATCTTAGCTATAATTACTGCTTCTGTTTAAATAGGCCAAAAACATGTAAAATATTCAAAACGTTGCGGAGTTTAACATTTAGACAGGCATTTATGTTGGACGCTTCCAGACGAGTCCGGGTTACAAAGGTTATTAACAATTTGACCCTTAAAGTAGTGCCAGTTTACACATAAAAACTTGGAATAAAATTTTCGTATATCCTAACTCCATTTTCTGTCAAATGTATATCCCAGTCCTAAATTACTAAGTGTTCGAGAAGACATATTGGGCCTTTTTTGAGTTTGTAAAGTCTTTTTTGAGTGATACAACATCAACCGAGCTTATACACAAGTATTTTCCATTAAAAACTATTCATAACTTAAATATATTAAAAGTACATGTCCATAATTTTTAAGTTTTATGGAGTAAGGGGGGGGTGTTTAAATTGTTCTAAATGGTGCCACCCACAAATCAATTCTCATTAATTTCAAAGGTCTTTGGCTTTTAGAACtgaaaagaaaataataaaaaacaGACGCCACGAGAAGGCTCTTTTACAAATTTTGACATTTTTTTTTTGCTGAAATAAGGGTCGGTATATTATTTGAAGCGCCTAATAGGACATCTCTAGAAAGAGATCTGAGGGTTTAAGTCCACCGGAGTCAGGGGTGTGTGCATTATATAATTTGCAATCGAAATCGAGGTGAATGAAAATGTTAATAAGCCTAAGAAGTATAAGAGATTCAGCAGATAAAGTAATAAAGAAATAAACCTTGCCCAAAAGACCGCCAGTGAGTCCAGCACTGAGGTGATCAACCTCATAGATGGTGACATGAAGAGTTCCATGAAGCAGTCTTTGTGCCATTTCTTACCTGCATCACATTTAAGATCAAAATCAAAGACAGGCACATTCAGACATATTATAGCTTATCCTAAATTAAGGATTAAGGAAACACCTTAAAAATTGATCAAAGATAAAAGTACGAAACGAATTGAATTGAATTTAATTAGATGACAGTAACAGATCACCCAAGAATCTTTATTAAAGGGAAATGAGAGAACAAACAAGTTAAGAATCAACCTGAGATCTAAAACGTCAAGGGTAAGGTCAACAGTGAAGCGGCCCACCTTTTTTGCTGCTTCTGTAATAAAACAGCTCTGTCCAAGTGAGGACTGTGTGTATTCGAGTTCAACCCGTTTACGCACTACAAATTATCTACCAACAACTTTGTTTTCAATGGAGCAATTCTCAAGTATTCTTCTCTTCCGGTGGTACTGGCATGTAAccaatatttataatataattatttatatcataattaaataatttgtgtaaaatataataattgtttttataaaaGATATTATTATACAATATTATATTGTATTGAATATCTGTAATTGAAATTATTGATGTAAATATAATATTATGTTATTGACTTATACAAATTGtagataattaaaatattaaattcaaaatatcATTATATCATTTATATTGAATCTTACGATTTTCATTTAgttgttttcaaaaatttaacGATCGTATGACACATCTATATGATCATATCTCTACTTATTAATAGTCGAAATTATTGAAAATTTTGATTTAGATTTTCGGTCACttcattaataatattaaaaattttattaAACGTACTATTTTTCTAATTTTGTTTACGAGTTTACTATATTTGAAATTTTTGCAATAATACTTTGTCTTGTCGACAACTTATAGTTCTCTGTGAATTTTGActtcaatatctctgagttctctagtggactttgacttatcgataactcagagttctctaatgaatatataaacttgtcgataactctgagtccTCTAGTGAAGAATGaagcttgtcgatatctccaaccttcatgtcttcttcaCTTGTCGATATACTCTCTGAGTTTCTCTAGTAagttttcctgacttctcgataagtcatttggagttctcgaatgacttctctataacactaaatctgtgacttgtaaagatcttgacttagagtattttttatcaaacaaattattcaactccaagcttcttcaaaattcttctgaggcatgatcttcttaatcttcttccagatagaatccttaggcttcaTACTGTTTCAGaaaaaagactcaagtctgcttctttgcatttttacagactctaTCAAGTATTAGTACAAACTAAGATAACagtacaacttacttagggttgaaaaatatgacttagtcttgttgagatacaggcatgtcttgcacaacaatctctcccaattggtgagaagattgcttaaaacacattcatgcctgttaataagactaaccccaagcttaaTAGATTATGAAAGATAACAGTTCATTattctccttagatcagatgtccatttagctttgcttcacactttgatcaggaacactaatgatattgttgtCTTCAGTAATccatcatcacttatatattacaatctcccccaacttgttcattattaaattatgcacaagttctgattgatgatgtcaaaactctaaCTAGATGCAGAAGTCAATCTCCCCAGTGCATTTAGATCTACTCTTCTCTCCCCCTATCAAGAAGAGAGTATTATTGTCTGGCAACATCCAACAGCTGTTtttgcatttagatatattctccccctttttgacattatctctaGGTGGAAAGATACAGCTAGATGCACgttgttcaagcttttgtcattgtccatttaaaaaaatatctgcagcttcaagcttcagtgaTTTCTATAGTGATGAATTCAACAGGTAGAATAGGAGACTTTACTTAGACCTGCGGAGAAAGTTTTCCAGTAACAAAAGTCCTAAAATCTTTGTTCTTttaataagtagtctcactacttctcactatACTAGTCccatgacttttaagagtcagagtttcctcacaaggattactaaatccagacaatcatctacctctccttttgccaggaaggatcctgcccctcttattttctgtttttctctctcaatcttttctctcataCTCACATGAAAGGATCAAATGTTATTTGACCTAcataaataagaggtggctgagaagatttATCTGcgatcatatgattaggggtgatccatataggtctaatcatactcatttcaccagaagaGTGAGTATACATTTCATACCTTGTGAGATTCTGAAGAATCAGTTGATTGATTTAACATTAATATGTAGCTCCATCTTTCATTAGTTTCAACTGTTCTCACAGTGTTGTCAGTGATTCTGCCTTCATCACAATTTTGAGGTAATGGTTCTTGTGTGGCTGGAGATTCAAGAGTTGTTGTATGACTTTGACAttcaggttcttgtgtactctacTCCAATGTCTGAATTTTGAGCTTCTGTTAACACTATTTGTTGTGCAGTTGTGTCATGTTTATCAAGAGATTCTTTCTTGTCTGCTATACTATGTGAAGTATAGGTTCTTGTGGAACATAGATCAGGAAATAATGGTGTTGATATGCCCCATTAAGACATAAGTTCTTGTGGGCATAATCTAGGAAGTGAAAATCTTTTGATAGTATCATCTATATGTCCAAGAGTAATCTCCTTTACTCTCTTTTAGCTTTGCTGTTGTAGGAACTTCTGACAGTTTTTCTTAGCAAATCTTCCTTAAGTCTGACATGACAGGGTTGATGAGCTTCTGTAAAGACCAGTATTAGACAAAGTTCTGGTACTTTCTTTGAAGATGAATCAGAATAGCCTTTATAAGCGTCTTGGACAGGAAAGGTTGTTCTATTCATGTATCAGTTCTTATTTAGTAAGCACAAGTATTCCCTTCATGAATTCTGAAGGTTTTAGATAAGCATGAGGATCTTGTCTTATTACATccttcttttctcaaacaacaaaataAATGAAGAACATTTTGTGAGGTTTCTGTCCTTTTGTAAAATAGGTTCCTTTCtagagtcacctgagtgggattgtgtttaagtttgtgtttgtgttgctgtgcctGGGTGAACTGCACTTTGGTTGTGAAGGATGTATTATCTGCAGCTTCGCACAAATGCCTGTTGAGTGATGCATGGATCTCATAAATCTTGTAATTAACAAGTTTCTTGCAATTATAGGAAAATTCAGAGATTTTGCAAAAAATTGATTTTCAAAGATGTTTACATATAAAAGTTAAGGAATTTAAACCAAAATCAAGAATGATTTTGTGTAATATTCTACTTTACTTATCCGTTGATATGTCTCATGCATCAGTTGAAACCAAATGTGTTATCCCTGCTTTGAGTGATTTGTCTGAGTTTCCAGTTGCTGTCATGAAGAGATTGTATTTAACCTGTACTGCATTAAACATATGTAACTTTATGATGTTTAGTTTGACATATACAGTGTAAGATTT
Protein-coding sequences here:
- the LOC141700394 gene encoding uncharacterized protein LOC141700394 isoform X2, coding for MGTVNSACIRCDNNRKVTSSIGEPLNKRGSPSRTVRNSSMSDNLWNGSTFDKKNSAAQSGGSYSIVSTSNQTREVGGSGNGNNPSEFVNHGLLLWNQSRQQWVGNKKSENRGTQIHEPRLSWSSTYESLLTSNKRFTKPIPLAEMVDFLVDIWEQDGMYD
- the LOC141700394 gene encoding uncharacterized protein LOC141700394 isoform X1 translates to MGTVNSACIRCDNNRKVTSSIGEPLNKRGSPSRTVRNSSMSDNLWNGSTFDKKNSAAQSGGSYSIVSTSNQTREVGGSGNGNNPSEFVNHGLLLWNQSRQQWVGNKKSENRGTQIHEPRLSSRSTSWSPSSSNCLLFLILYISSCFSAFFGIIFTIFGWSSTYESLLTSNKRFTKPIPLAEMVDFLVDIWEQDGMYD